GATCCGATGGCCCGAGGGCATCTCGATCATATCGACCTGATCCTTGATGTTGGTCCACTTGTGGTTCTTGAGCGCAGCAACTTGGATCTCATTGTCGAAATGGCCAATATTGCCCACGATCGCCATGTCCTTCATCGCGCGCATATGCTCGATGCGGATCACGTCCTTGTTGCCGGTGGTGGTGATGAAAATGTCGGCGGTGTCGATCACGTCTTCCAGAACGACCACTTCGAACCCGTCCATCGCCGCCTGAAGCGCGCAAATCGGGTCCACTTCGGTGACTTTCACCCGCGCTCCGGCCCCACTCAACGACGCGGCAGAGCCTTTGCCCACATCGCCATACCCACAGACGACAGCCACTTTGCCTGCCATCATCGTATCGGTGGCGCGGCGGATACCATCCACAAGGCTTTCTTTGCAGCCATATTTGTTGTCGAATTTCGACTTGGTGACAGAGTCGTTCACATTGATCGCGGGGAAGGGCAGTTGCCCTTTCTTGTGCAGATCATACAGACGATGAACGCCGGTGGTGGTTTCCTCGGACACGCCTTTGATCTGGTCGCGCACCTTTGTGAACCAACCGGGGCTCGCCTTCATCCGCTTGGCGATTTGCGCCTTGATCACTTCTTCTTCTTCCGAAGCAGGAACCGGGATGATGTCTTCGCCAGCCTCTGCGCGTGCGCCCAACAGAACGTAAAGCGTTGCATCGCCGCCGTCGTCGAGGATCATGTTCGGGCCATCTGCGAACATAAAGGATTTGTCGAGGTAATCCCAATGTTCTTCAAGGGATTGACCCTTGATAGCAAAGACCGGCGTGCCGCCTGCGGCAATCGCCGCTGCTGCGTGATCCTGCGTCGAGAAGATGTTGCAGGAGGCCCAACGCACATCTGCGCCCAAGTCCACCAGCGTTTCGATCAGCACAGCGGTCTGGATTGT
The nucleotide sequence above comes from Roseovarius mucosus. Encoded proteins:
- the ahcY gene encoding adenosylhomocysteinase, which gives rise to MTKDYIVKDINLAAYGRKELDIAETEMPGLMALRKEYGEAKPLKGARIVGSLHMTIQTAVLIETLVDLGADVRWASCNIFSTQDHAAAAIAAGGTPVFAIKGQSLEEHWDYLDKSFMFADGPNMILDDGGDATLYVLLGARAEAGEDIIPVPASEEEEVIKAQIAKRMKASPGWFTKVRDQIKGVSEETTTGVHRLYDLHKKGQLPFPAINVNDSVTKSKFDNKYGCKESLVDGIRRATDTMMAGKVAVVCGYGDVGKGSAASLSGAGARVKVTEVDPICALQAAMDGFEVVVLEDVIDTADIFITTTGNKDVIRIEHMRAMKDMAIVGNIGHFDNEIQVAALKNHKWTNIKDQVDMIEMPSGHRIILLSEGRLLNLGNATGHPSFVMSASFTNQVLAQIELWTKGDAYGNEVYVLPKHLDEKVARLHLDRIGVKLTQLRQDQADYIGVGTDGPFKPEHYRY